One Acidimicrobiales bacterium genomic window carries:
- the ftsH gene encoding ATP-dependent zinc metalloprotease FtsH, translating to MAKTDSDKAFLDDDEQPGLFGRVRNSGKGPLLLLVGLLLFLVLVYVLVLNALRPHTPGREITIDELQQKVRDKEVTEVTLLAEDHRLVGTDAGGDWWTGIGPNDLLAPQLLTDFVRGGLRTRIDTQTSKNLLRTATQFVLPAATFAVFFVLIFYMRRTRDGDNSEWAVLGRARGKRYATGEDSSVTFADVAGLEEAITELKEVRDFLKHPETFERLGAKPPRGILLLGPPGCGKTLLAKAVAGEAGVPFFSVSASSFMEMLVGVGPSRVRDLFQKAKAAAPSIIFVDEIDAVGRTRSSGSMNPEGESTLNELLIQLDGFDTAQRVVLMAATNRADILDSALMRKGRFDRQVVIDVPNKAGRLAIFKVHSRGKPVASDVDLERFAGRTVGLSGADIAAVMNEAATLAARRRLNSIGNAEISEGIDRVISGAELHSHILSPDEKRRVAYHEAGHTLVGWVLNSAVTVEKVSIVARGHALGLTWSLPIEDRRLKTRSQMEEEITAALAGLAAELVVYDDPSGGSQSDLIRATGLARQMVYDLGMSDLGPVFLGSRESGYTNEHSDHITEQADNEVRRILDEANQRARTVLTAYRSHLDRLVDLLVAQETLEYVDLEQALGDLPKGLPSSADLAAERRRTSSTRN from the coding sequence GTGGCCAAGACTGACAGCGACAAGGCGTTCCTCGACGACGACGAGCAGCCGGGCTTGTTCGGCCGCGTCAGGAACTCGGGCAAGGGACCCCTGCTCCTGCTGGTCGGGCTCCTGCTGTTCCTGGTGCTCGTGTACGTGCTCGTGCTCAACGCGCTGCGGCCCCACACGCCGGGACGCGAGATCACGATCGACGAGTTGCAGCAGAAGGTGCGCGACAAGGAGGTCACCGAGGTCACGCTCCTGGCCGAGGACCATCGCCTCGTCGGCACCGACGCGGGCGGCGACTGGTGGACCGGCATCGGTCCCAACGACCTGCTTGCGCCCCAGCTCCTCACCGATTTCGTCCGCGGCGGGCTGCGCACGCGCATCGACACCCAGACGTCGAAGAACCTGCTCCGCACGGCCACCCAATTCGTCCTGCCGGCAGCCACGTTCGCCGTCTTCTTCGTCCTGATCTTCTACATGCGCAGGACCCGTGACGGCGACAACTCGGAATGGGCCGTGCTCGGGCGGGCCAGGGGCAAGCGCTACGCCACGGGCGAGGACTCGAGCGTCACCTTCGCCGACGTGGCCGGTCTCGAGGAGGCAATCACCGAGCTCAAGGAGGTACGCGACTTCCTCAAGCACCCGGAGACCTTCGAGCGCCTGGGTGCCAAGCCGCCTCGCGGCATCCTGCTCCTCGGTCCCCCTGGCTGCGGGAAGACGCTGCTGGCCAAGGCGGTGGCGGGCGAAGCCGGCGTGCCGTTCTTCTCCGTCTCCGCCTCGTCGTTCATGGAGATGCTCGTGGGCGTGGGCCCGTCCCGCGTGCGCGACCTGTTCCAGAAGGCCAAGGCGGCCGCGCCGTCCATCATCTTCGTGGACGAGATCGACGCCGTCGGCCGGACCCGGTCGTCGGGCTCGATGAACCCCGAAGGCGAGTCCACACTCAATGAGCTGCTGATCCAACTCGACGGGTTCGACACGGCCCAGCGGGTCGTGCTCATGGCCGCCACCAACCGGGCCGACATCCTCGACTCCGCCCTGATGCGCAAGGGCCGCTTCGACCGCCAGGTCGTCATCGACGTCCCCAACAAGGCGGGCCGCCTCGCCATCTTCAAGGTCCACTCACGCGGCAAGCCGGTGGCGTCGGACGTCGACCTCGAGCGGTTCGCCGGGCGCACGGTCGGTCTGTCCGGCGCCGACATCGCGGCGGTCATGAACGAGGCGGCCACGCTGGCCGCCCGCCGCCGCCTCAACTCCATCGGCAATGCCGAGATCTCCGAGGGCATCGACCGTGTCATCTCCGGTGCCGAGCTGCACTCGCACATCCTCAGCCCCGACGAGAAGCGCCGGGTCGCCTACCACGAGGCCGGCCACACGCTCGTGGGGTGGGTCCTGAACTCGGCCGTCACCGTCGAGAAGGTCTCCATCGTGGCGCGTGGCCACGCCCTCGGCCTCACCTGGAGCCTTCCCATCGAGGATCGCCGGCTCAAGACGCGCTCGCAGATGGAGGAGGAGATCACCGCTGCGCTGGCCGGGCTGGCGGCGGAGCTCGTCGTCTACGACGACCCCTCCGGCGGCTCGCAGTCCGACCTCATCCGGGCGACCGGGCTGGCCCGCCAGATGGTCTACGACCTGGGCATGAGCGATCTCGGTCCGGTCTTCCTCGGCTCACGCGAGAGCGGCTACACGAACGAGCACTCGGACCACATCACCGAGCAGGCCGACAACGAGGTCCGCCGGATCCTCGACGAGGCGAACCAGCGGGCGCGCACCGTGCTCACGGCCTACCGCTCCCATCTCGACCGCCTGGTCGACCTGCTGGTGGCCCAGGAGACGCTGGAGTACGTCGACCTCGAGCAGGCGCTCGGAGACCTTCCCAAGGGCCTGCCGTCGAGTGCCGACCTGGCCGCCGAGCGGCGCCGCACCAGCTCCACCCGCAACTGA